The DNA sequence GGACGCGGCGGCAGCCCGCCTCGGCCGCGACGGCGGCGACCTCCCGCAGCAACAGGCTGCCGATGCCGTGACCACGCTGGTCCGCTGCCACGGCGATGCCGTCCATGACCAGCTCCCCGGCGGCGGCGGTCCGCTCGAAGAGGGCGAGCACCGCGAGCCGGGGCAGGCCGCGCAGCGGGCCGTACGCGGACAGGACGTCGCGTATGCCCCCGCCGGTCAGCGCGCGCCCGTCCAGCTGGAATCCGGCGACGCCCACCACCCGCTCGCCGCGCGTGGCGACGACACCCCGGTCGTGGTGGAGGTGCCGGGCGAGGAAGGCCTGCCCGGCGTCGGCCGGGCCGAGACCCGGACCCAGCTTCCGCCCGAAGGCCTCCCAGTAGAGCGCGGCGACCTGGTCCTCCGCGCCTTCGGGGACGCCTCGCCGCACGTCGGGTGCTCCGTCTGCCGCCGCCGTGCGCCCGTGCTCCGTCGTGCTCATGCGTACCGCTCCTCCCCGTCGATCCGCCCCTTGTGCGTTCGAGTGTATTACGTTCATGCTCAGAACGGGCGTTTCTCAAACAATAGATTCGGGGTGGGGTATGCGAGGGCACCTGCGCGGCGTGTGGGGGGTACTGAGGAGGCGGCAGGCGAGCAGACGGCAGGCGAGCAGACGGCGCCGCGTAGTGGTGTGGTGCCTGGTCGGCGCCGTGCTCGTGGCCGCGGGGCTCGGCGGCGTCGTGCTCTGGCAGAACACGTACGCGCTGCGCGAGGAGCGGGTGCGCCTGCGGCACGACGGGCACACGCTCGACGGCGTCCTCGCCCGCCCGGCGAAGGGCGAAGGGCCGTTCGGCGTGGTCGTGTTCGTCCACGGTGACGGGCCCGTCGACGCGACCCACGACTCGTTCTACCGGCCCCTGTGGGAGTCCTTCGCCAAGGCCGGATACGCCTCGCTGTCCTTCAGCAAGCCCGGCGTCGACGGCTCGGGCGGCGACTGGCTTGAGCAGAGCATGGCCGACCGGGCGGAGGAGACCCTGGCCGCGGTCGCCTGGGCCCGCGCCCGGCCGGACGTCGACCGGCGGCGCGTAGGGCTGTGGGGCGCGAGCCAGGCGGGCTGGGTGCTGCCCAAGGTCGCCGCCCGCGACCGGAACCTCCAGTTCGTCATCGCGGTCTCGCCCGCTGTCAACTGGCAGCGCCAGGGCCGCTACAACCTCCTCGCCGAGCTGCGCCGCGACGGCGCGTCCCCGGCGCGGAAGGCCGCCGAGCTGCGCAGACGCGAGGTGACGCTGCGGCTGCTGCGCGAGGGCGCGTCGTACGACGCGTACCGCTCCGCCGTCCACGACCCGCGCGGCATGACCGCCGACCGATGGCGCTTCGTCTCGCGGAACCACACCGCCGACGCCACCGCGGACCTGCGCGCGATGTCCGGCACACCGGTCCTGCTCGTCCTGGCGGGCCACGACGACAACGTCGACGTCGCCGAGACGGAGTCCGCCTACCGGGCGCTCCTGCCCGCCACGGGCCTGCGCGTGGAGCGCTACCCGGACGCCACCCACTCCCTGGTGCCGTACGACCTCGAGCGCTCCGAGATCAAGATCACCCTCACCGCGGTGTTCGCCCCCCGGTCGGTCTACGCCTCCGGATTCCTCACCGGGCAACGCCACTTCGTCCGGGACCTCGAGGTCCCGGAGGGGTGAGGCGCGGCCGGTGCGCGGGGTGCGGCGCTCGGTGGAAGGCTCACGCGCCGGCGCGCGAGCGGCGGCGGTAGCCGCCGGGAGCCTGGCCGTACTCGCGCTTGAAGGCCTTGGCGAAGGCGTACTCGGAGCCGTAGCCCGTACGGGCGGCGACCGTGGTCAGGGGGACCTGGGACTCCCGCAGGAGCTGGGCGGCGGTCGTCATCCGCCAGCGCGTCACGTACGCCATCGGCGGCTCCCCGACCAGCGTCGCGAAGCGGCGGGCGAAGGCCGCGCGGGACAGGCCCGCGCGATCGGCGAGGGACTCGACGGTCCACTGGGTCGCCGGGTCCGTGTGGATCGCGGCCAGGGCCGGGGCGACCGCGGAGTCGCTGAGCGCGGCGGCCCAGCCCTTGGCGGTGGCGGGCGGCTGGTCCTCCAGCCAGGCCCGCAGGATGTAGAGCAGGAGCGAGTCGATCAGGGCGGGGACGATCCCGGCCGAGCCGATGCGCGGGTGCTCCAGTTCGGTGCCGAGGAGCTGGACGGCGGCGCTCAGCTCCGGGTGGCGGCCGCGCCCGGTGGACAGATGGACCACCTCGGGCAGCTGCCCCACCAGCGGATGCGGACGCCCCTGGTCCAGGTGGTAGTTGCCGCACAGCAGGCTGGTGCGCGGCCCTTCGCCGCCCAGCGTGACCGTGCCGATGGGCGAACCCGGGCTGAACTGCTCGGCCCGCTCCTCCTCGGCCGGTGTCGAGGGGTGGTCGGCGAGGACGTGCGCGGTGCCGTCCCGCAGGAAGACCACGTCGCCGGGGTTGAGGGCGATCGGCTGGAGAGGGGGGGCGCCCATGGGGATCAGCCAGCAGGTGCCGTGCAGCACCACGTGGAAACCGGCACCGGCGACGGAGGGGAGACGCAGGCCCCAGGGGGCGCGCCCCTCGGTGCGCACGGATGTGGGATGCCCGGTCCGCATCGAGCTCAGCGCCTCGGTCAGGATGTCCAACGCCCCGCCCCTTCGTCGTCGTTCACGATCGGGCCGCCCACGATACGGCCCGTTGATCAAGAGACGGTCAACACGACCTTGCCCTGAGTGCGACCGGACGCGACCAGCTCGTGCGCCTGCGCGGCTTCGGTGAGGTCGAACGTCGCGGAGACGTGCGGCTGGATCCGCCCCGCGTCGATGAGCTGGGCGATCGCTTCCAGGGACGCGTAGTCAGGCTCCACGGAGACACCCGCGAAACGGCGGCCCGCCTTCTCGACGGCCGTGGCCAGCTCCTGGTTCCCGTGCTCCATGATGCTCACCAGGGTCCCGCCGGGGCGGAGGACCGACAGCGCACGCATGCCGTCCGACGAGGAGTCGAAGACCACGTCGAGGTCCTTGACCGCCTCCGCGTAGTCGGTCGTGCGGTAGTCGATGACCTCGTCGGCCCCCAGGCCGCGGACGAACTCGTGCTTGGCGGCGCTCGCCAGGGCGGTCACATGCGCGCCGCGCGCCTTCGCGATCTGCACGGCGAAGTGCCCTACGCCGCCCGCGGCCCGGTGGATCAGCACGCGCTGGCCCTCGCCGAGCCGGGCCGCGTCGACCAGGCCCTGCCACGCGGTGAGCCCGGCGAGCGGCACCGAAGCCGCGTGCACGTGGTCGACGGCGGCGGGCTTGCGGGCCACCTGGCGCGACGGCACGGCTACGTAGTCCGCGTACGCGGTGGCCGCACGCGGGAAGAACGGCATGCCGAACACCTCGTCACCGGGCGTGAACCGGGCGCCGGGCGCCGCCTCCTCGACGACGCCGGAGATGTCCCAGCCGACGCCGTACGGCGGCTCGCCGAGCAGCGGGTAGACACCCGACCGGACCGCCACGTCGACCGGGTTCACGCTGCTGGCGCGCACCCGGACGAGCACCTCACCGCCCAGCGGCGTGGGCCGTTCGGTCTCGACGGTCTCCAGGACCTCGGGACCGCCGAAGGACTGCTGGATGACTGCGCGCATGACGGGATCTCCTCGTGGCTGGGGGCTCGGGCCGCGGAGGCGATCCGCGGCCCCGCCCGGCGTGTTGATGTGCTCAACCCTAGGAAGATCGAACGAGCCGCTGAATATCCTGCACGCTCCAAAAGATGTCTTGTCGTCTCACGCGACAGGAGTGCGGGCCATGCGGTGGCGCCGAGGCCCTCGCGGCCACCGTCCGCGGCGCGGTCCCATCGTCACCACCGGGCGCACACGGTCTCCCCCGCGCGGCGGAGGCGGGTGCGCCGACGGAGCGATGTGCCGGGTGCCCGGCGCCGGGAGGCTCGGGAGCGCGGACGCCAGGTCGCGTACCGCCCTTGCCGATCCGGAGGACACCGTGACACTCCCGACCCCCCTTCCCGACTCCCCGGCGGCGCCCGCCGGTTCGGGCCCGAGCAGTGACGCGCCCAGGGCGCCGTGGTGGCGGCGCTGGCCCGCCCTGGCGCCGCGGGCCGCCGCCCTGTGGGCCGTCACGAGCGCCGCCGTGCAGGCGGCCTGGGCGGTGTCCGGCACCGGCGTACCGCTGGCGGGGGAGCGGTACTACCCGCCCGCCGCGCTGCTCGCCACGGCCGTCGCGGGAATCCTCGCCGCGGGGGTGAGCCTGGCCTCCACGCGGGCGCTCACCCGACGGGGCCGGACCGTGGTCGGGGTGTCGTTGGTCGTCCTGATCCCCGCGCTCGGCTGGACGGTGCCGGGCGTTCCGCCGACCTTCGTGACGCTGGCCTCCGGCTCGGGCGTGGACAGCGTCACCGGCCTGGTGCAGCTCCTGCTGACGACGGGGAGCACGGTCCTGCTCACCGCGGTCGCCGTGGCCTACCGCCGTCGCCTCAAGGGCCGTTGCCCCCGCTGCGGGCAGGCGCACGCCGGCCCGAACGACGGGCCCCTGGCGCATCCGGCGCCGTCGTCCGCGCCGCGCCGGACGAGAGCGACGGCGTACGCCCTGCTGTGCGGCCTGCTGCCCTGGGCCGGGGTGAAGACCGTCTGGCTGTGCGGCGGCGACGCGATCGGCGTGCGCGCGGAAGCCTGGCGGCGGGAGGTCGAGACGGAGTCGTCCGGCGCCCCCAGGGCCCTCGCGTCGGTGGGCATCGACGTCACGGTCCTCGCCGCGCTCCTCGGCGTCTTCCTGCTCCTGGGCCTGCTGCACCGCTGGGGGCAGGTCTTCCCGCGCTGGGCGCCCTTCCTGTCCGGGCGCCGCGTGCCGCGGCTGCTGCCACTGGCTCCGGCCTGGCTCACCGGCGCCGGACTCGCCTGCTACGGAACGCTCCTGACGCTCGGTGCCGCGCTGATGGCGGCCGGTGTCCTGCCGAGCCCGGAGCCGGAGGGCGTCTTCACCACCGCTTCCGGGCTCACATGGATGGTGGCGTTCGGCGGCCTCGCCTTCGCCGGGCTCGGCTGGGCCCTGCTCATCGGCGCGCGCTCGTACGCCGCCCGGACCGGGCCCCGATGCGTTTTGGCCGAATAGGCGTCACCAGGCATGTCATATCGGTCAGTCGACCCTCCAGAACCACGGATCGACCGTCTGTGCGGGTGAATCTTTGTTCCCGCGCCACCGCGCGGGAACAGCCATGAGCGCAGACGAGGAGCCACTGAGTGGACCACAGCCGTGTGATCCGGATCCGTACGACCCTGGCCGCGATGGGAGTGACGGCCACGCTCGCGACGGCCGTGGCGGCCGCCCCCGCCGCGACCGCGGCCCCGGCTCCGAAGCCGCCGACGTCGACCGGCACGCCGCACGAGCCGTGCACCGGGACCTACCAGGACGACGCGCGCCTCGGCCCCGCGTGGCTGCCGAAGAAGTGGCAGCGGCCGGTCGGCCCCCTCCTCAAGGGCTGGAAGCGCACCGGAAAGCTCACGCCGTCCGCGTTCCTGAAGAAGTACTGGGAGGGCCCGGCCTCCACGGGCAGCTGGAAGTACCCGCCGAACGACGGCTTCGAGACGGTCAACGGCCAGGTCGACAAGCACCGCGAGACCCTGGAGCCGGGGGAGCGGCTCGACCGCTTCGGCTCGGAGTACGGTTCCTTCCTCGCGCCCGCGGGCGACTCCTACGCGGAGCGCTCCCTGCCGCCGCAGAACCTCAACACCCGCGAAGCCGCGTACGCCTGCGACTACCGCGTGTACAAGGTGGCCAAGCCGTTCGACGTCTGGCAGGGCGGCATAGCGCCCTGGTTCGAGCAGCCCGGCGGCGGCGAGCAGATCAAGCTCGACCCCGGCTTCCTCAACCCGGGCGAAGGGCAGCGCCTGAACGTCAAGTGGCTCCTGGAGCACGGCTACCTGAAGCCCGCCAAGGCCTGACGGCGCGGGCGCACCGTGGACGTCCACGCACTGCGGTCCGCGCTGCGCGCGTCGGGCGTGCCCGACGGCTACCACTGGATCGAGGGCGTCCACGAACCGGTGCCCACACCCCCGGACTTCGTGTACCTGCGCGGTGACGGTCAGGGGGCGTGGGAGGTCGGGACGTACGAAAGGGGCGCGTGGCAGCCGCTGGCGCGGGGCCTGGACGAGGCCGAGGCGTGCCGGCGGATGCTGCGGCTCTTGACCTGAGCGTCGAGAGCCGAGAGCCGAGAGCCGACAGCCGAGAGCCGAGAGCGGAGGCCTGAGGACGCGCCCGCGGTCACCTGTCACATGGGGAACGACAGGAGCCGGACCTCTCCCGCGGGCCAGTCCGCCCCGTCCCGCAGCGGCGTCCACATGGTCCGCAGCGGCATCACCACGGGTCCGTCGGCCTGCTCGACGTACACGTCCTGGTCGAGCGCCCGCCAGCCGAGCCGCTCGTACAGGGCGACGAGCGGCGGACGGCAGAAGAGGAGCCCGTGGCGCGGCCCCATCGTCCGGGCGTGGTCAAGGGCGGCGGCCATGGCGGTGCGGGCGAGGCCGCGTCCTCGTACGTCCGCCGCGACGGCCACTCCGCCGATGCCCACGACCTCGGTCGTGGTGCCGCCGATCGCTATGGGCGCCCGCAGCAGACCGGTGTGGGCCACCAGGCGGCCGTCGAGCCGGACACCGAAGTGCTCCTCCTTGGGCAGCCAGGTGAGGCCGGTGTCCGCGACGCCGAAGGGGTCGGGGCCGTCGCCGAGGATTTCGTTCTGGTCGGCACGCGTGTACTCCGCGAGCCGCAGGGCCGTCGCCGGTTCAGACAGATGATCAGTCATTCCGGCATGATCCCTCAGCGCCGGGGGAGCGGGGCCGCCGGGTCAGCGTTCGACGGGGATGAGCCCGCGTTCGTACGCCTTGACCAGGCGCTGCGGCACGTGCACGGTGACGCCGTCGACCGTGACCGGGACGAGCTGGGCCGTGCTGGCCTTCCACTGGGCGCGGCGGTGACGGGTGTTGCTGCGGGACATCTTCCGCTTGGGGACGGCCATCGGGAACCTCCTGGGGGTGGGGTGGGCGGGGCCTGTCGACCGTACATGAAAATGGCTTCCATTAACAAAGGGGTGCGGTAATAAAGGGGTACGGTCCGGCTGCCTGGTGGCGGCGTCGCTGAAGCGGCTGCCACCGGCGACGTCCTGTTGACCCTCACGTCGCGTCAGGCCGCACGCTGTACGCCGACGAAAGGGCAAGCGCCATGAGCTACACCGTCGGACAGGTCGCCGGGTTCGCCGGGGTCACCGTCCGTACCCTGCACCACTACGACCGGGCCGGATTGCTGACGCCCAGCGAGCGCAGCCCGGGTGGCTACCGCCTCTACAGCGACACCGACCTCGCCCGCCTCCAGCAGGTCCTGTTCTACCGGGAGCTGGGCTTCGCGCTCGACGAGATCGCGGAGATCCTGGCGGACCCGCAGGCCAACGCGCTCGACCGGCTACGGGCCCGGCACCAGGCGCTGCGGGAGCAGATCGGGAAACTGGAGCGGCTCGTGGAGGTCGCCGAGCGGGCCATGGAGGTGCAGCGGACCGGCGTGCGGCTCACTCCGCGCGAGCGGTTCGAGGTGTTCGGCGAGATCGGCTTCGACCTCAGCTACGCCACCGATGCCGAGCTGAAGTGGCAGGGCGGCGCCGGGTACCGGCAGGCCATGGCCCGCGCCGCCGAGCACTCCAAGGAGGACTGGGCCCGCATCATGAGCGAGGCGGCGGCCTGGCGCGCCGAGGTCCTCGCGGCCTTCGATGTCGAGCGGCCTCCCGATGGACCCGTGGTCAGGGCGCTCGCCGAGCGGCACCGGCAGTACATCGGCCGCTGGTTCACGGACTGCCCGCCCGCCATGCACCTGCGCATCGCCGACGACTTCGTGGCCGACCCGCGGGCGTTCGCCCTGCTCGTGCCGCCCGCGGAGCAGCGGCCCGGACTCGCGCGCTATCTGTGGCAGGCCGTCCACGCGAACGCCGCCGCGCACGACCCCGCCAACGCTCAACCTCACCCTAAACCTGAGGGTGAGAGTGCCCTGTCGTCCCGCTCCTCAGCCGAAGGAAGCCGATGAAGATCCTGATCACCGCGGCCGGTTCGTACGGCGACATCGCCCCGTACACGGGCCTCGGCGCCCACGCGGCCGGGGCGGGCCACGACGTCACGCTCGCCGCCCACGCCACCTTCGAACGCCTTGTGCGCGGTTCCGGCCTGCGCTTTCGCCCCCTGCCCGGCGATCCGGGAGGGAGCGGGCCCGCCACGCGCCGCAAGGACCTCATCAGAACCGCGAGCGCCTTCGTCCGGGAACTCGGCGCCGGAGTCGCCGATGCCGCCGAGGACGGGGCCGACCTGCTCGTCCTGTCCGCCACCACGGCGCCGCTCGGCTGGCAGCTCGCGGAGGCAATGGGCGTGCCGACCCTGGGTGCCTACCTCCAGCCCGTCCACCCGACCCGGGACTTCGCGCCCGTGGTGAGCGGCGGGCGCTCCCTCGGCGCCGTGGGCAACCGCGCGGCGGGCCGCTTCTCGCTGCGCATGGTCGACCGCGTCTACGCCGACGCGGTCCGGGAGCTGCGCGCCCGGCTCGACCTGCCCGCCGTCGCACCCGCCGCCGTCCGCGCCCGGCAGGAAGCGGCGGGCTGGCCCGTCCTCCACGGCTTCTCCCCGGCCGTCGTGCGGCGCCCGGCCGACTGGCGCACGGGGCTGGACGTCGTGGGGAACTGGTGGCCGCACCACGCCCCCGGCGCCCGGCTGCCGTCCGTCGTCGAGGACTTCCTGGACGACGGCCCGCCCCCGGTGTTCATCGGCTTCGGCAGCATGGCGGCGGGCGAGGGCGAGCG is a window from the Streptomyces spectabilis genome containing:
- a CDS encoding GNAT family N-acetyltransferase, translated to MSTTEHGRTAAADGAPDVRRGVPEGAEDQVAALYWEAFGRKLGPGLGPADAGQAFLARHLHHDRGVVATRGERVVGVAGFQLDGRALTGGGIRDVLSAYGPLRGLPRLAVLALFERTAAAGELVMDGIAVAADQRGHGIGSLLLREVAAVAAEAGCRRVRLEVIDVNPRARALYERHGFTATRTRRTPYLRSLMGFDAVTPMHRAVTPAPTPTARETR
- a CDS encoding alpha/beta hydrolase family protein — protein: MRGHLRGVWGVLRRRQASRRQASRRRRVVVWCLVGAVLVAAGLGGVVLWQNTYALREERVRLRHDGHTLDGVLARPAKGEGPFGVVVFVHGDGPVDATHDSFYRPLWESFAKAGYASLSFSKPGVDGSGGDWLEQSMADRAEETLAAVAWARARPDVDRRRVGLWGASQAGWVLPKVAARDRNLQFVIAVSPAVNWQRQGRYNLLAELRRDGASPARKAAELRRREVTLRLLREGASYDAYRSAVHDPRGMTADRWRFVSRNHTADATADLRAMSGTPVLLVLAGHDDNVDVAETESAYRALLPATGLRVERYPDATHSLVPYDLERSEIKITLTAVFAPRSVYASGFLTGQRHFVRDLEVPEG
- a CDS encoding AraC family transcriptional regulator; amino-acid sequence: MDILTEALSSMRTGHPTSVRTEGRAPWGLRLPSVAGAGFHVVLHGTCWLIPMGAPPLQPIALNPGDVVFLRDGTAHVLADHPSTPAEEERAEQFSPGSPIGTVTLGGEGPRTSLLCGNYHLDQGRPHPLVGQLPEVVHLSTGRGRHPELSAAVQLLGTELEHPRIGSAGIVPALIDSLLLYILRAWLEDQPPATAKGWAAALSDSAVAPALAAIHTDPATQWTVESLADRAGLSRAAFARRFATLVGEPPMAYVTRWRMTTAAQLLRESQVPLTTVAARTGYGSEYAFAKAFKREYGQAPGGYRRRSRAGA
- a CDS encoding NADP-dependent oxidoreductase encodes the protein MRAVIQQSFGGPEVLETVETERPTPLGGEVLVRVRASSVNPVDVAVRSGVYPLLGEPPYGVGWDISGVVEEAAPGARFTPGDEVFGMPFFPRAATAYADYVAVPSRQVARKPAAVDHVHAASVPLAGLTAWQGLVDAARLGEGQRVLIHRAAGGVGHFAVQIAKARGAHVTALASAAKHEFVRGLGADEVIDYRTTDYAEAVKDLDVVFDSSSDGMRALSVLRPGGTLVSIMEHGNQELATAVEKAGRRFAGVSVEPDYASLEAIAQLIDAGRIQPHVSATFDLTEAAQAHELVASGRTQGKVVLTVS
- a CDS encoding TNT domain-containing protein, with translation MIRIRTTLAAMGVTATLATAVAAAPAATAAPAPKPPTSTGTPHEPCTGTYQDDARLGPAWLPKKWQRPVGPLLKGWKRTGKLTPSAFLKKYWEGPASTGSWKYPPNDGFETVNGQVDKHRETLEPGERLDRFGSEYGSFLAPAGDSYAERSLPPQNLNTREAAYACDYRVYKVAKPFDVWQGGIAPWFEQPGGGEQIKLDPGFLNPGEGQRLNVKWLLEHGYLKPAKA
- a CDS encoding GNAT family N-acetyltransferase; translation: MTDHLSEPATALRLAEYTRADQNEILGDGPDPFGVADTGLTWLPKEEHFGVRLDGRLVAHTGLLRAPIAIGGTTTEVVGIGGVAVAADVRGRGLARTAMAAALDHARTMGPRHGLLFCRPPLVALYERLGWRALDQDVYVEQADGPVVMPLRTMWTPLRDGADWPAGEVRLLSFPM
- the rpmF gene encoding 50S ribosomal protein L32, with protein sequence MAVPKRKMSRSNTRHRRAQWKASTAQLVPVTVDGVTVHVPQRLVKAYERGLIPVER
- a CDS encoding MerR family transcriptional regulator is translated as MSYTVGQVAGFAGVTVRTLHHYDRAGLLTPSERSPGGYRLYSDTDLARLQQVLFYRELGFALDEIAEILADPQANALDRLRARHQALREQIGKLERLVEVAERAMEVQRTGVRLTPRERFEVFGEIGFDLSYATDAELKWQGGAGYRQAMARAAEHSKEDWARIMSEAAAWRAEVLAAFDVERPPDGPVVRALAERHRQYIGRWFTDCPPAMHLRIADDFVADPRAFALLVPPAEQRPGLARYLWQAVHANAAAHDPANAQPHPKPEGESALSSRSSAEGSR
- a CDS encoding glycosyltransferase, which produces MKILITAAGSYGDIAPYTGLGAHAAGAGHDVTLAAHATFERLVRGSGLRFRPLPGDPGGSGPATRRKDLIRTASAFVRELGAGVADAAEDGADLLVLSATTAPLGWQLAEAMGVPTLGAYLQPVHPTRDFAPVVSGGRSLGAVGNRAAGRFSLRMVDRVYADAVRELRARLDLPAVAPAAVRARQEAAGWPVLHGFSPAVVRRPADWRTGLDVVGNWWPHHAPGARLPSVVEDFLDDGPPPVFIGFGSMAAGEGERLSDLAVAALRRAGLRGVLQTGRAGLQATGEGILTVGEVPHALLFPRTAAVVHHAGAGTTAAGLRAGVPAVPVPVAADQPFWAGRLAALGAAPTVIPYKQLTAERLADALTRAVREGAHTAAAKAVARVMATEDGAGQVLKAVEGIGRAPRIGRTRRAGRTPRPGRP